The Starkeya sp. ORNL1 DNA window AGCACCAGACCGGCAACGCCCGAGGCGAGCCCCTTCACCACCGAGCCGCCGCTCACAGCGGCGAGCGCGACGAGGCCGAGGACGACGAGGGAGAAATATTCCGGCGGCCCGAAGGAGAGCGCCGCGGTTGCCAGAGGCGGGGCGAGGAAGGTGAGGCCGAGCGTCGAGATGGTGCCGGCGATGAAGGAGCCGATGGCGGCGATGCCGAGCGCGGCGCCGGCGCGGCCCTTGATGGCCATCTGGTAGCCGTCAATGCTGGTCATCACGGTCGAGGATTCGCCCGGCACGCTGATCAGCACCGAGGTGATGGTGCCGCCATACTGCGCGCCGTAATAGATGCCGGCGAACATGATGAGCGAGGCCGTGGGATCGGCGCCGAAGGTCAGCGGCAGCAGCAGCGCGATGGCCGCCGCCGGGCCGATGCCCGGCAGCACGCCGACCAATTGGCCGAGGAACACGCCGAGGAAGCACATCAGCACGTTGTTGGGGGTCAGCGCAGTGGCGAAGCCGCCCATCAGGTTGATCAGCGAATCCATCTTACGTGCCCCACGGACCGAGCGGCAGCGGGACTTCGAGCAGATACTCGAAGATGAAGGCGAGCGCGGCGGTGGTGCCGGCCGAGACGATGGCGGACCGGATCAGCGGCAGCTTCTCCACATAGGCGTAGAGAAACAGCATCATGCCGAAGAGCGGAATGACGAAGCCGATGAAGCTGCAGGCGGCGACGGCGACGACGAGCGCCAGCAGGATCTCCATCGACTTGCGGATCGGCTCGCGCTCGGATGTGTCGGTCGGATGGCGGAACGCCGCGACGACGACGCAGGCCGAGAGGGCGAACAGCAAGATGCCGTAGATCAGCGGCAGGAAGCCGGAATCCGGCGCAAAGCCGGCCCAGAGGGGGAGGTCGAACGACCCCACCATCCAGACCAGGCCGAGCACCGCGAACATCAGGGCGAACAGCAATTCGCCGGAGAGCGCGGAGTGTTTCATGGCTTCAGGCCGGCTTGCCGAGCAGATCGCGATAGAGCCGTTCCTGATTGGCGAGGAACGTCTCGAAGTCCTTGCCGTAAAGCGGCGCTTCGGTGGCGACGTTGTCGGCGATGTATTTCTTCATCGTCGGCGATGCGTTCACCTTGCGCATGATATCCTGCCAATAGACCTGCGACGCCGCATCGACGCCCTTCGGCATGGCGAGCCCGCGCCACATCTGGAAGTTCGGCGCATTGATGCCGCTCTCCTTCATGGTGGGCACGTTCGGGAACGCCTTGAACCGGTCGTCGCGGAACACCGCGAGCGGACGGATCGGGCCGTTGGGGCCGATATGGCCCATGAATTCCAGCGGATTGCCGATCGAGCCGTCGACATGGCCGCCGAGCAGCGCGGTCAGCGATTCACCGCCGCTGTTGAAGTTGACGGCGTTGATTTCCTTGCCGATGGCCCGCGAGAAGATGGTGATGGCCATCACGTCGGTGGTGCCGCCGGTGGAGAAATTGAAGGTCTTGTCCGGCTTGGAGCGGACGTCGGCGACGAATTCCTGCACCGTCTTGTATTTGGAGTCGCTCTTCACGAAGAGCAGGAAGTCGTCGAGCATGACATTGGCGATGGGCTGCACTTCGCTGAGAGTGCGCGCCGCCGGAGTCAGTATCGGGGTGATCTGGGTGGTGCCGTTCACCAGGATGATGGTGTGAGGATCGGCGCGACGGCTCGCCGCCACATAGCCGATGCCGACGGCGCCGCCGCCGCCCGGGCGGTTGTTCAGCACCAGGGGCGTCGGGATCAGCTTCTCCTCGACGATGATCTTGCCGATGATGCGGGCCAGCAGGTCAGACCCGCCGCCGACGGCGAAGGGGATGACGAACTCTACGTCGCGTGTCGGCTTCCAGGCGCCTTGCGCGAATCCGAGGCCAGACGACAGGGCAAGTGACGCAGCTGATGCTCCAAGGAGCACCTCTCGACGAGATGGTGTCATTTGCGGTTCCTCCCAAGAACCAGTTCAGCGACGCTTTTGCGTCTTATCTGAATTATGAATTCAGTTTGGCAGGCTGCGCACGGAATGCAATAGACTTTTTAGAGTGTAGCGTACTCTTGGGAAGGCAGCTCGCTAGACAACGTTATCTTGAAGAGTGGTCACCCTCTGCTTCGACCTACCCGAGGCTCGCGGAGCTTGCCCTTGGGCCCGCCTGAGCAGGACCTGTAGGCTCACGCCTCGGAGCCCGACCCAAAACTGGGCCCCCTTAGCAGAACCACCTCATCCTGAGGTGCGCGGGCGCAGCCCGGGCCTCGAAGGATGCCCGCTAGCGATGGCCGTTCCCCTGCTTCAGCATCCTTCGAGGCTCGCTGCGCTCGCGCCATGAGGATGTCATTCTGAATCGGGCTCTCAGGAGAATGTCGAACGCTCAAAGTGGTGCGACGAGATAAGCCTCGTTGCCGACGCCGCCGACCAGCCCGACTGTCTCCAGCGACGCAGCGTCGAGGATCCACAGCCAGCTGCTGCCGGAACGCGACTTCGCCCCACCGGAGACCGCCACATAGGCGCCGACCACGCACACGCCGCGCGGGCAGGCAGGGGAACCGTCCGGTGCCACGAGGGTGATGCGCCGGACCTCGCGTGCCGCCGTGGTGTCGATCCGGGAGACTGTGCCGGTCCGGTACGACGCCGCGAACAGTTCGCCGCCTGGGGCGAAGGCGCAACTCATCGGCCGGGTCGGCTCGTCGTCGCGGTCGGTGCCGACCAGCACCTCGGCGGTGACCGCGGGCGCTGGATCGCTCGCCGCCCGGGCAATGTCGATCAGCGAGATGATGTTGCCCTCGATCCCGGTGCGCGCGCTTTCGCGATTGGCGACGGCGAGCAGCCGCTCGTCGACACTGACCGCGATGCCGAATGGACCATGGCGAACCGGGATGCGAGCGATCTCGCCGCCGCGATCGCCGGCCAGCACGGCCGACAGGCGCAGCACCGAGACATCATCGGTGCCGCCATTGCCGGTGAACACAAGGCCGCCATGCGCCGCGGTGACCGCGATGCCGGCTGGATCCGGGTAGCGGCCGAAATCCTCATGCGGCGAGGGATGGGCGCTCGGCACGCCCTCAGCGGCGAGCGGATAATTGTGCAGCACCGTCCCGTCGGCGGCGCGGATGACGGTGATGGCGCAGCCGCCGTCCTCGGTGCCGTTCCCCTCCCCAGCCGCGACCAGCAGATGCGCGCCATCCGGCGTCAGCACGCTGCCGACCGGCCCATAAGTGCCGGTGGCGATGATGCGCGAGACCGCGTTCAAGGTGCCGGTATTGCCGCGGTCCAGCGCGGCCTTGATGTCCAGCACTGTGACCGATCCGGCATGG harbors:
- a CDS encoding tripartite tricarboxylate transporter substrate binding protein; translated protein: MTPSRREVLLGASAASLALSSGLGFAQGAWKPTRDVEFVIPFAVGGGSDLLARIIGKIIVEEKLIPTPLVLNNRPGGGGAVGIGYVAASRRADPHTIILVNGTTQITPILTPAARTLSEVQPIANVMLDDFLLFVKSDSKYKTVQEFVADVRSKPDKTFNFSTGGTTDVMAITIFSRAIGKEINAVNFNSGGESLTALLGGHVDGSIGNPLEFMGHIGPNGPIRPLAVFRDDRFKAFPNVPTMKESGINAPNFQMWRGLAMPKGVDAASQVYWQDIMRKVNASPTMKKYIADNVATEAPLYGKDFETFLANQERLYRDLLGKPA
- a CDS encoding tripartite tricarboxylate transporter TctB family protein, which codes for MKHSALSGELLFALMFAVLGLVWMVGSFDLPLWAGFAPDSGFLPLIYGILLFALSACVVVAAFRHPTDTSEREPIRKSMEILLALVVAVAACSFIGFVIPLFGMMLFLYAYVEKLPLIRSAIVSAGTTAALAFIFEYLLEVPLPLGPWGT
- a CDS encoding YncE family protein, coding for MERRAPADRHLLVCGRWDPWLSVVSLDDALDPAHWGTDRAVINRLRVTPDVAGPDGAPAPACGLPVGVAVSRELERLFVVNHAGSASAAETARMPHGHAGSVTVLDIKAALDRGNTGTLNAVSRIIATGTYGPVGSVLTPDGAHLLVAAGEGNGTEDGGCAITVIRAADGTVLHNYPLAAEGVPSAHPSPHEDFGRYPDPAGIAVTAAHGGLVFTGNGGTDDVSVLRLSAVLAGDRGGEIARIPVRHGPFGIAVSVDERLLAVANRESARTGIEGNIISLIDIARAASDPAPAVTAEVLVGTDRDDEPTRPMSCAFAPGGELFAASYRTGTVSRIDTTAAREVRRITLVAPDGSPACPRGVCVVGAYVAVSGGAKSRSGSSWLWILDAASLETVGLVGGVGNEAYLVAPL